CGGGCGCTGGGGCCATGAGACCGTACCGAATTCATGGACGCTCAAGGGGCGCAAGCTGGGCATTGCCGGGTTTGGGGCCATCGGCAAGGCCGTGGCCAAGCGCGCTGCCGCCTTTGACATGACCATCGCCTATTTCAGCTCGCGCGAGCAGAGTGACACACCCCAATACCCGTTCTATCCGGATTTGCGCGTTCTGACCGAATGGGCCGATGTGCTGGTGCTGTGTGTCTCGGGCGGCGCGCGCTCTTTCCATATGATTGATCGTGAGATGCTTGAGGCGCTTGGGCCGACCGGCTTCCTCATCAATGTGGCACGCGGTAGCGTGGTGGATGAGGCCGCATTGCTCGAGGCCTTGCAGACCGGAGCCATTCGCGGTGCCGGGCTGGATGTTTTCGAGCAGGAGCCCAGGATGGATGAAGCATTCTGGGAACTGGATAACGTGGTGCTTCAGGCCCATCGCGCGAGTTCGACCGTCGAGACGCGCCACGCCATGGGGCGTCTGGTGTTCGACAACCTTGCCGCATTCTTTCAGGGCAAGCCGCTTCTGACGCCTGTGCTCTGACCGGCCCGGTTTTTACGATCGATACGGCGAGCCCTGCCTGAGAGATCCTCCACGCTCGTTCGACCGGTGCGAAACCGGTCGAAATGGAGGTTTTCTCCCGGTTTTTTGGGCTGCGACGCGCTGGGCAGCAGATAGACCCGGTCATCCGGATCATCAAAAAGGACGATGTGATTCTGGAAGAAATCGGTTCCGAGCAACCCCATGCCGAGATCGTCCTGAGCATAGACCGACATGTGATCGAGTGATATCGCCCCCATACGCATCGACTTCACGGCTGTGCGCTTGAGGTGCGAGTGAATGGTGCCGTAAAGCGCAACGCCGGAATTTCCTGCCGGGTCGGCAGGATCGTCCTTTACCGGGTCGAGCCATATCGCCGGTATCGTCGTGATCGGTGTATCGGCATCGAGCACGAAATCACGGGCCACACCATCAATGCTGACCGGAATCAGCCCTTTTCCATGTAAAGGCAGGGCCTGTGCCCCAGCGCCGATCAGAGCGGCGGGCGCGGAGCGGCACGCCGCATCACGGCTGAACCGGATCAGTGCGAAGGCGCTATGGGGCATATCCACCAGCACGGCGAGGTGTGAGAAAGCCTCGCGCCCAATCACCCCGATCAAAGGCCGTGAGCCGATCATCTGGGTTGGATAATCCTCAAGCTGGATCATGTCCGGCGTTCCCATGTCGAGGGGGCCTATGGCCAGCTGTCCTGCCTGAATGATGGGCTGAGGGTCAGTGTAGATCCCGTTTGTCGTGATCATGCCGGATCGGTGGGTGTCGTAAGTGTCGAACCCGTCCATATTCCCGACATAAAGCTTGTCGAAGCCATGAGAGAAATACAGAGCGATGGGGCGGCCATTCAGCGTGGCAGGGATGATCGGTGAATCGCCCGATCCACCCAGAAGCGGCAAGGTGACCGCGCCTTCGATGCAATCGGGCGGTGCCGGTTGCCCTTGGGCTAAAGCCTCTCCGGCAAGGCAAGAGACAACGCAGATCGGGAGGACAAGGCAGAAGGTCCCACGCGTTACATGACGAATGAAGGAACACCGCGCCAGTGAATGCAGTATGGCGCCTGCCACGCTCATCTGAGCTGGCTGTCCTTGCTTCCGCGGCGATTGATTCCTGTAAAAACCGGCCTTCTGTCGCGCTCGGACTGGCAATCGATGCAAAGCCGCACACCCGGCAGTGCCTTTTGCCGAGCAGCCGGAATGTCCTCTCCGCAATTCACACATTCGGCGCAGCTCTCGCCATGCGGCATGGCCGCACGTGCACGGCTTACCGCATCGGCAATCGTATCATCGATCTGATCCTGAACGGCTCCATCGGGAGCCCAACCCGTTGCCATCAGCCTGATCCTTTTATTCTGAACAAGACAGATGTTGGTATTCTATCTCCCGCTCTCAAGGCCCGTGCACAATGAGCCTTTCAGGCTTTCAGCACGCGTGCAGCCCCGTGTCGTTTGCTGGGCCATGCCTCGATAGAGGTCACAAGGCCATCATGTGCCCTCTGGTTGGTATCTGCTCAATTCAGGCCGGGTTGGATCCCTGCACCAGAATACATGGGTGTGAGCGGCCATGTCCCTGAAGGGGGACGGATCATGAGGTCCTTCCCTTCGTTTCTCAGAGTATGAGGAAAGCGCAGCGCGCTTCCTTTCCCTGATCTCTGATGACGTGAGGGCAGGAAGTGGACCACATGGTTTGGATAATCGAAAAGAACGACGTGGTGCTCGAAGAATACTTGCCCAAGAACGCCCCCGCTGTCGTCACCGGATGAACCGGAGCCTGCGCTGCCCTGCAGATGAAAAGCTGTCCCGGCGATTTCGGGAATTACCGGCAGGGTGATCGTTTCATCACGGGGGGATGGTGGCGCAGGCCACTTGCCCGAAACGCTGCGATCCTTCTTCATGTCAGGTGTCGTCATCCAGGTGGCAGGCAGGGTGTTGAATGCTGCGTTTGGGTCCAGTG
The sequence above is drawn from the Asaia bogorensis NBRC 16594 genome and encodes:
- a CDS encoding 2-hydroxyacid dehydrogenase; amino-acid sequence: MATKTDILMIDPMPASFNEQLGSPFHLHQFTTLEALGPLAGRIEGVTTGGGSGLPRAIMDALPNLKVISVNGVGYDRIDLDECRRRQIRLATAQGVLTEDVADMAMGLMLDTMRGITTSDRFVRAGRWGHETVPNSWTLKGRKLGIAGFGAIGKAVAKRAAAFDMTIAYFSSREQSDTPQYPFYPDLRVLTEWADVLVLCVSGGARSFHMIDREMLEALGPTGFLINVARGSVVDEAALLEALQTGAIRGAGLDVFEQEPRMDEAFWELDNVVLQAHRASSTVETRHAMGRLVFDNLAAFFQGKPLLTPVL
- a CDS encoding DksA/TraR family C4-type zinc finger protein; the encoded protein is MATGWAPDGAVQDQIDDTIADAVSRARAAMPHGESCAECVNCGEDIPAARQKALPGVRLCIDCQSERDRRPVFTGINRRGSKDSQLR